TAGCTGATCTGGGCATACCTCTGTCTGATGGAAAAAACACGCCAAGTGAGGTCAAAGATGGTGCCTCAGAAACTTCAGCTTCTGGTCCAGGTCAAAGGGATGCTGAAACACAAGTACCTGTAATAAGGCCAGAGAGTCATGAGGCAACAGATGGGATGCCAGTTATAACACAGTCATTCTCCTTACATGGCATAGAATATGAGACTACAAAAATTACAGTGAGTGATTCAgatgatgaggatgatgatgtTATTTTTTGCTCTGAGATTGTTCCTCCGAAAGAATGTACTAAAGATAAAATTGCTGCAACCCAGAACCAGCCTTGCCCAAGTTCAGCTGGAGTTTCTGACCAAAAATCATGTGGCAGTGGTGGCTCTCCCCATTTGacaagcaccacagcagctcagaaacTCTCTTTGCCTACTAGTCAGCtaagcccaaaccaaacacagccCAGTGCCGAATCACATGTCCCTGCAACACCACACCATTTGACTCCTAGTATCATTGTGCTAAATAAGCCTTTGCTTAACTCATcgctcagtgccagctcctcGCACCAAGCAAATGTGACACCTACAATTAATTTACTCGAGGAGAACCAGCAGCCATCTAATAATGGCTCTTTAGCTGAAGTGGAAACAACAAcggttgatgatgatgatgttgtTGAAGACGATGTCGATATCATTAGCTCCTCTAGTCCCGGTTCAGTCAGCAGTAGCTCTTTGGGTCAGCAGCCATCTGTACCCAATGCAGCAGCAACTGAAGGATCAGGTGTACAGAAAAAACAGGTTGCTCCGTTGTCAGAAGAAGCACTTTCTAAAGCTGgagaatttaaaataaaaatctcagaTGTCCTTGCTGGAAACAAGAAGGAATTGAGTTCAGGTGTAGCATCGAAGCAGGCGGCAGAAGGGCAAAAAATCATAACGTTAGATACGGCAACTGAAATAGGAGGCTTATCCACAGGCTGCAAGGTCTATGCAAATATCGGCGAGGATACGTATGACGTAGTCATTCCTGTAAAGGGCGGCTCCGAGGAGGGTGAAGCCAAGGCTGTTGAAACGCCTAAAGCATCTGGTGGTGGCGAGTCACCAAACAGGAAACGCATGAAAGTAAAGCACGATGACCATTATGAGCTGATAGTGGATGGAAGAGTCTACTACATCTGCATCGTGTGTAAAAGGTCGTACGCGTGCCTGACGAGTTTACGGAGACACTTTAACATGCACTCCTGGGAGAAGAAGTATCCCTGCCGGTACTGTGACAAAGTTTTCGCTCTTGCAGAGTACCGTACCAAGCATGAAATTCACCACACCGGTGAGCGAAGGTACCAGTGCTTGACCTGTGGCAAAAGCTTCATTAACTACCAAATTACAGCCTCCCACATAAGATCAGTTCATAGCCAAGAACCTTCT
This sequence is a window from Dryobates pubescens isolate bDryPub1 chromosome 18, bDryPub1.pri, whole genome shotgun sequence. Protein-coding genes within it:
- the ZBTB33 gene encoding transcriptional regulator Kaiso isoform X1, with amino-acid sequence MDLRKAAVPGMEGKKLISATDTQYSSVLLQSLNEQRDHGLFCDVTVIVEDQKFRAHRNILSASSTYFHQLFSVAGQVVELSFVRAEIFAEILNYIYSSKIISIRSDLLDELIKSGQQLGVKFIADLGIPLSDGKNTPSEVKDGASETSASGPGQRDAETQVPVIRPESHEATDGMPVITQSFSLHGIEYETTKITVSDSDDEDDDVIFCSEIVPPKECTKDKIAATQNQPCPSSAGVSDQKSCGSGGSPHLTSTTAAQKLSLPTSQLSPNQTQPSAESHVPATPHHLTPSIIVLNKPLLNSSLSASSSHQANVTPTINLLEENQQPSNNGSLAEVETTTVDDDDVVEDDVDIISSSSPGSVSSSSLGQQPSVPNAAATEGSGVQKKQVAPLSEEALSKAGEFKIKISDVLAGNKKELSSGVASKQAAEGQKIITLDTATEIGGLSTGCKVYANIGEDTYDVVIPVKGGSEEGEAKAVETPKASGGGESPNRKRMKVKHDDHYELIVDGRVYYICIVCKRSYACLTSLRRHFNMHSWEKKYPCRYCDKVFALAEYRTKHEIHHTGERRYQCLTCGKSFINYQITASHIRSVHSQEPSGDTKLYRLHPCKSLQIRQYTYISDRSSGIQGMNNGSIVYRVGTGKDGTAGTTSNSSDISWDDIFVPHANEAMFKQNPSEGSSEFEFVIPESY
- the ZBTB33 gene encoding transcriptional regulator Kaiso isoform X2 encodes the protein MEGKKLISATDTQYSSVLLQSLNEQRDHGLFCDVTVIVEDQKFRAHRNILSASSTYFHQLFSVAGQVVELSFVRAEIFAEILNYIYSSKIISIRSDLLDELIKSGQQLGVKFIADLGIPLSDGKNTPSEVKDGASETSASGPGQRDAETQVPVIRPESHEATDGMPVITQSFSLHGIEYETTKITVSDSDDEDDDVIFCSEIVPPKECTKDKIAATQNQPCPSSAGVSDQKSCGSGGSPHLTSTTAAQKLSLPTSQLSPNQTQPSAESHVPATPHHLTPSIIVLNKPLLNSSLSASSSHQANVTPTINLLEENQQPSNNGSLAEVETTTVDDDDVVEDDVDIISSSSPGSVSSSSLGQQPSVPNAAATEGSGVQKKQVAPLSEEALSKAGEFKIKISDVLAGNKKELSSGVASKQAAEGQKIITLDTATEIGGLSTGCKVYANIGEDTYDVVIPVKGGSEEGEAKAVETPKASGGGESPNRKRMKVKHDDHYELIVDGRVYYICIVCKRSYACLTSLRRHFNMHSWEKKYPCRYCDKVFALAEYRTKHEIHHTGERRYQCLTCGKSFINYQITASHIRSVHSQEPSGDTKLYRLHPCKSLQIRQYTYISDRSSGIQGMNNGSIVYRVGTGKDGTAGTTSNSSDISWDDIFVPHANEAMFKQNPSEGSSEFEFVIPESY